Proteins encoded by one window of Lycium barbarum isolate Lr01 chromosome 11, ASM1917538v2, whole genome shotgun sequence:
- the LOC132618177 gene encoding xyloglucan endotransglucosylase protein 1-like codes for MSPLFSFKMLIFPIIMASLWAAASANFYNLADITWGEGRGKITEGGRGLSLSLDKFSGSGFQSKHEYLFGRFDMQLKLVPGNSAGTVTTFFLSSQGEGHDEIDFEFLGNVSGQPYTVHTNVYSQGKGNKEQQFHLWFDPTAAFHTYSIVWNAQKIIFLVDNSPIRVFNNHESLGIPFPKAQPMKVYCSLWNADEWATQGGRVKTDWTHAPFTAYYRNFKIDGCAVLSGSNSCKSSNSANDARPWQTHELDAKGRNRLRWVQSRHMVYNYCADSKRFPQGYSQECKRSRF; via the exons ATGTCGCCTCTGTTCTCTTTCAAAATGTTAATTTTTCCAATAATTAtggcaagtctatgggcagctgcTTCAGCCAATTTTTATAACCTTGCAGATATCACTTGGGGCGAAGGACGTGGTAAAATAACAGAAGGAGGCAGAGGTCTCTCTCTGTCACTTGACAAATTTTCGGGGTCGGGTTTTCAATCCAAGCATGAATATCTCTTTGGAAGATTTGACATGCAACTCAAGCTTGTCCCTGGAAACTCTGCTGGCACTGTCACCACTTTCTTT CTATCATCACAAGGAGAAGGGCACGATGAGATCGATTTCGAGTTCTTAGGCAATGTTTCTGGCCAACCTTACACAGTTCATACCAATGTTTATTCACAAGGCAAAGGCAACAAAGAACAACAATTCCATTTGTGGTTTGACCCAACTGCTGCATTTCACACATACTCCATTGTATGGAATGCTCAGAAAATCAT TTTCTTGGTGGATAACAGCCCAATCCGAGTATTCAATAACCATGAAAGCCTTGGAATTCCATTCCCCAAGGCCCAACCCATGAAAGTGTACTGCAGCTTATGGAATGCAGATGAGTGGGCAACACAAGGAGGCAGAGTGAAGACTGATTGGACACATGCACCTTTCACTGCTTATTACAGAAACTTCAAAATTGATGGATGTGCAGTGTTATCTGGTTCCAATTCATGTAAGTCCAGTAATTCAGCAAACGATGCTAGGCCATGGCAAACACATGAACTTGATGCTAAGGGCAGGAATAGACTACGATGGGTGCAGAGTAGACACATGGTTTACAATTATTGTGCTGATTCTAAGAGGTTTCCTCAAGGATATTCTCAAGAATGCAAGCGTTCAAGGTTCTAA
- the LOC132617309 gene encoding LOW QUALITY PROTEIN: xyloglucan endotransglucosylase protein 1-like (The sequence of the model RefSeq protein was modified relative to this genomic sequence to represent the inferred CDS: deleted 1 base in 1 codon; substituted 1 base at 1 genomic stop codon) has translation MSPLFSFKMLIFPLIMASLWAAASANFYNLADITWGEGRGKIVDGGRGLSLSIDKFSGSGFQSKHEYLFGRFDMQLKLVPGNSAGTVTTFFLSSXGAGHDEIDFEFLGNVSGQPYTVHTSVYSQGKGNKEQQFHLWFGPTAAFHTYSIVWNAQKIIFLVDNSPIRVFNNHESLGIPFPKSQPMKVYCSLWNADEWATQGGRVKTDWTHAPFTAYYRNFKNDGCAVLSGSNSCKSSNSVNDARPWQTHFLDAKGRNRLRWVHSRHMVYNYCADSKRFPQGYSQECKRSRF, from the exons ATGTCGCCTCTATTCTCTTTCAAAATGTTAATATTTCCATTAATTAtggcaagtctatgggcagctgcCTCAGCCAATTTTTATAACCTTGCAGATATCACTTGGGGCGAAGGACGTGGTAAAATAGTAGACGGAGGCAGAGGTCTCTCTCTGTCCATTGACAAATTTTCCGGGTCGGGTTTTCAATCCAAGCATGAATATCTCTTTGGAAGATTTGACATGCAACTCAAACTTGTCCCTGGAAACTCTGCTGGCACTGTCACCACCTTCTTT CTATCATCATAAGGAGCGGGACATGAC GAGATTGATTTTGAGTTTTTAGGCAATGTTTCTGGCCAACCTTACACAGTTCATACCAGTGTTTATTCACAAGGCAAAGGCAACAAAGAACAACAATTCCATTTGTGGTTCGGCCCAACTGCCGCATTTCACACTTACTCCATTGTATGGAACGCTCAGAAAATCAT TTTCTTGGTGGATAACAGCCCAATTAGAGTATTCAACAACCATGAAAGCCTTGGAATTCCATTCCCCAAGAGCCAACCCATGAAAGTCTACTGCAGCTTATGGAATGCAGATGAGTGGGCAACACAAGGAGGCAGAGTGAAGACTGATTGGACACATGCACCTTTCACTGCTTATTACAGAAACTTCAAAAATGATGGATGTGCAGTGTTATCTGGTTCCAATTCATGTAAGTCCAGTAATTCAGTAAACGATGCTAGGCCATGGCAAACACATTTCCTTGATGCTAAGGGCAGGAATAGGCTACGATGGGTGCACAGCAGACACATGGTTTACAATTATTGTGCTGATTCTAAGAGGTTTCCTCAAGGATATTCTCAAGAGTGCAAGCGTTCAAGGTTCTAA